From a region of the Solanum stenotomum isolate F172 chromosome 2, ASM1918654v1, whole genome shotgun sequence genome:
- the LOC125855506 gene encoding protein OBERON 3-like isoform X3 — translation MNKNMDSIDENRFGKFQEKGVHFLEESASQMKMDCNKGKEIVVFEDQNDENNIWVDRDFLKLNEYKGNSSKRVAENEEIQVEIREKKLKGGILDLSSKRVAQNEEILVENRGKKLNDGILDLSSKRVAENEEILAEISEKKLKDGILDLSSKGVLENEEILAEITDMKAKDGILDLSSEGVLENEEILAEITDKKAKDGILDLSLALPTTSSSRSLQSPEPSNNNTRIGYFRNGSLSSCYSHPFSHNLSYSLTLSSEDDSEYSGEGINWSGFSQFRKVEAGDCTLPGHPDGSRLALSCKKVNKEICDNDTDRISSSDSNSFFLFELPARPVIDDQSGDSRILGEVVSESVPLMAQIMQELPDETVESTKEYLRSLIAIPENKDLLVSLQKRLNGRSDLTFETLSKCNKTQLEILVAIKMGLGTFLSSENHLQTTELIQIFSLERCRNIYCKRLLPVDNCKCKICSKNKGFCNVCLCQVCLNLDYANGTCSWVGCDLCVHWCHVVCALQRNLIKPGPSINGPSGTTEMQFHCLGCSHSSEMFRFAKEMYRCCAKNWDQEILIKELDYVQKIFHGSDDFKGKELHAITYGLRNKLEKKMISPSDACNFIFQFFKYTDGLSHFLSSSFPASIPLADKSSFYIMSSSSRRKATITVDHHRQSDAKDLSKSDKMIEDECSVIKEV, via the exons ATGAACAAAAATATGGATAGCATTGATGAGAATAGATTTGGGAAGTTTCAAGAAAAGGGTGTTCATTTTCTTGAAGAATCAGCATCCCAAATGAAAATGGACTGTAATAAGGGAAAGGAAATAGTTGTATTTGAGGATCAAAATGACGAAAACAACATATGGGTAGATAGAGATTTTCTTAAGTTAAATGAGTATAAAGGGAATTCCTCTAAAAGGGTAGCTGAGAATGAGGAAATCCAGGtagaaattagagaaaagaaGCTTAAAGGTGGAATCTTGGATCTTTCCTCTAAAAGGGTAGCTCAGAATGAGGAAATTTTAGTAGAAAATAGAGGAAAGAAACTTAACGATGGAATCTTGGATCTATCCTCTAAAAGGGTAGCTGAGAATGAGGAAATTTTGGCAGAAATTAGTGAAAAGAAGCTTAAAG ATGGAATCTTGGATCTTTCCTCTAAAGGGGTTCTTGAGAATGAGGAAATTTTAGCAGAAATTACAGATATGAAGGCAAAAGATGGAATCTTGGATCTTTCCTCTGAAGGGGTTCTTGAGAATGAGGAAATTTTAGCAGAAATTACAGATAAGAAGGCAAAAGATGGAATCTTGGATCTTTCTTTGGCTTTGCCTACTACTAGCAGTAGCAGGAGTCTACAATCACCAGAACCATCAAATAACAACACAAGGATTGGGTATTTCAGGAATGGCTCCTTGTCGTCGTGCTATTCCCATCCGTTTTCCCACAACCTTAGCTACTCACTTACACTGAGTTCAGAAGATGATAGTGAGTATTCCGGGGAGGGAATTAATTGGTCCGGTTTTAGCCAGTTTAGGAAAGTTGAAGCAGGAGATTGTACATTGCCAGGTCATCCTGATGGAAGTAGATTAGCTCTAAGTTGTAAAAAGGTCAATAAAGAAATATGTGATAATGATACTGATAGGATCAGTAGCTCGGATAGTAATTCGTTTTTCCTATTCGAGTTGCCTGCTAGACCAGTAATTGATGATCAATCAGGTGATTCGAGAATCCTTGGAGAAGTAGTTTCAGAGTCTGTTCCTCTTATGGCTCAGATTATGCAAGAGCTTCCTGATGAAACAGTCGAATCAACAAAGGAATACTTGAGAAGCCTAATTGCAATTCCTGAGAATAAAGATTTGTTGGTCAGCCTTCAGAAAAGGCTTAATGGGAGATCTGATCTTACCTTTGAGACTCTTTCGAAGTGTAACAAGACTCAACTTGAAATTTTGGTTGCCATAAAAATGGGACTTGGAACCTTCTTATCTTCCGAAAACCACCTTCAAACCACTGAATTGATTCAGATTTTTTCTCTTGAAAGGTGTCGAAACATTTACTGCAAGAGACTGTTACCTGTTGATAATTGTAAGTGCAAAATTTGTTCGAAAAACAAGGGATTCTGCAATGTATGTTTGTGTCAAGTATGTTTGAACTTAGATTACGCCAATGGTACTTGCAGTTGGGTAGGCTGTGATCTATGTGTGCACTGGTGTCATGTTGTTTGTGCTTTACAGAGAAATCTTATAAAACCAGGTCCAAGTATCAACGGTCCATCTGGAACAACTGAGATGCAATTTCACTGTCTTGGTTGTAGTCATTCTAGTGAAATGTTTCGGTTTGCTAAAGAAATGTATAGATGTTGTGCAAAGAACTGGGACCAAGAAATCCTAATTAAAGAGCTTGACTATGTTCAAAAGATTTTCCATGGGAGCGATGATTTTAAAGGTAAGGAGTTGCATGCTATAACTTATGGACTGCGGAACAAGCTAGAGAAAAAGATGATCTCACCTTCAGACGCCTGCAATTTCATCTTTCAGTTTTTTAAAT ACACAGATGGCTTGTCACATTTTCTTTCATCAAGTTTTCCGGCATCTATCCCTCTTGCTGATAAATCTTCCTTCTACATCATGAGCTCTTCAAGTAGAAGAAAAGCTACGATTACTGTTGATCATCATCGTCAAAGTGATGCCAAGGATTTGTCTAAGTCTGATAAAATgatcgaggacgaatgttcagtcatcaaagaagtatga
- the LOC125856246 gene encoding putative clathrin assembly protein At1g25240: MRLWRKVSGLLKDQNSVWIASLSRRTALRNPDIEAAVIKATSHDEFSMNMKNVDRVFRWLRLSSTNLKPLIWAISIRTEKTKSWVVAIKVLILMHGLYSTRLPCVQRIGRLTFDLSNFEDGHSRNIEMQGINAFIRAYFMFLDQKSYFLFMEMEEKRSMVKLNKNMVMQNLENEETENYSMVQDLVLLEKLQTLLDMLLEIRPLSDSTIVPLILEAMDCVVTEIFDVYSRICLGIARVLSRINVIGKVEATLALKIMKKANIQAVELSLYFEFNRDIGVRNAEICPIVDQIPNEEIKELEEIIKGASDTSEKIDEINQDIVIYEKMESETKLKTIITNRWETFDEEHGGDDSSAIVKFTSRINPFADYSELTSSTNNVHVKPQELPDLISFT; the protein is encoded by the coding sequence atgaggctatggagaaaggtTTCCGGATTGCTTAAAGATCAAAATAGCGTATGGATTGCTAGCTTATCGAGACGTACAGCTCTCCGGAATCCAGACATCGAGGCTGCTGTTATAAAAGCTACGAGCCACGATGAATTCTCCATGAACATGAAGAATGTTGATCGCGTATTTAGATGGCTTCGTTTGTCATCGACTAATCTTAAGCCTCTCATTTGGGCTATATCTATTCGAACAGAAAAAACAAAGAGTTGGGTTGTTGCAATTAAGGTTTTGATATTAATGCATGGTCTATATAGCACTAGGCTTCCTTGTGTCCAAAGAATTGGGAGGTTGACATTTGATCTCTCTAATTTCGAAGATGGACATTCAAGAAACATTGAAATGCAGGGGATAAACGCGTTCATTCGTGCTTATTTCATGTTTCTTGATCAGAAATCTTACTTTCTCTTCATGGAAATGGAGGAGAAAAGAAGCATGGTGAAATTGAACAAGAACATGGTGATGCAAAATCTTGAAAATGAAGAAACAGAGAATTATTCGATGGTTCAGGATCTTGTTTTGCTCGAAAAATTGCAGACGTTGCTAGATATGTTACTTGAGATTAGGCCTTTATCAGATTCTACTATTGTCCCTCTTATTCTTGAAGCTATGGATTGCGTTGTGACAGAGATTTTCGATGTTTACAGCAGGATTTGCCTTGGTATTGCTCGTGTTTTATCAAGGATTAACGTAATTGGTAAAGTTGAAGCTACATTGGCtcttaaaatcatgaaaaaggCGAATATACAAGCTGTAGAATTGTCTCTATATTTCGAGTTTAACAGAGATATCGGGGTGAGAAATGCTGAAATATGTCCAATAGTAGACCAAATCCCAAATGAAGAAATCAAAGAACTCGAAGAAATCATCAAGGGGGCTTCAGATACATCCGAAAAGATTGATGAAATCAATCAAGACATTGTGATTTACGAAAAGATGGAGTCTGAAACCAAATTAAAGACGATAATTACTAATCGTTGGGAGACTTTTGATGAAGAACATGGTGGTGATGACTCTTCTGCTATAGTCAAATTTACATCAAGAATAAATCCTTTTGCAGATTATTCGGAACTTACTAGCTCGACTAATAATGTACATGTTAAACCTCAGGAATTGCCGGATTTAATTAGCTTTACGTAG
- the LOC125855506 gene encoding protein OBERON 3-like isoform X1, producing MNKNMDSIDENRFGKFQEKGVHFLEESASQMKMDCNKGKEIVVFEDQNDENNIWVDRDFLKLNEYKGNSSKRVAENEEIQVEIREKKLKGGILDLSSKRVAQNEEILVENRGKKLNDGILDLSSKRVAENEEILAEISEKKLKGGILNLSSKGVAENEEILVEISEKKLKGGIFDLSSKRVAENEEILAEFIGKKAKDGILDLSSKGVLENEEILAEITDMKAKDGILDLSSEGVLENEEILAEITDKKAKDGILDLSLALPTTSSSRSLQSPEPSNNNTRIGYFRNGSLSSCYSHPFSHNLSYSLTLSSEDDSEYSGEGINWSGFSQFRKVEAGDCTLPGHPDGSRLALSCKKVNKEICDNDTDRISSSDSNSFFLFELPARPVIDDQSGDSRILGEVVSESVPLMAQIMQELPDETVESTKEYLRSLIAIPENKDLLVSLQKRLNGRSDLTFETLSKCNKTQLEILVAIKMGLGTFLSSENHLQTTELIQIFSLERCRNIYCKRLLPVDNCKCKICSKNKGFCNVCLCQVCLNLDYANGTCSWVGCDLCVHWCHVVCALQRNLIKPGPSINGPSGTTEMQFHCLGCSHSSEMFRFAKEMYRCCAKNWDQEILIKELDYVQKIFHGSDDFKGKELHAITYGLRNKLEKKMISPSDACNFIFQFFKYTDGLSHFLSSSFPASIPLADKSSFYIMSSSSRRKATITVDHHRQSDAKDLSKSDKMIEDECSVIKEV from the exons ATGAACAAAAATATGGATAGCATTGATGAGAATAGATTTGGGAAGTTTCAAGAAAAGGGTGTTCATTTTCTTGAAGAATCAGCATCCCAAATGAAAATGGACTGTAATAAGGGAAAGGAAATAGTTGTATTTGAGGATCAAAATGACGAAAACAACATATGGGTAGATAGAGATTTTCTTAAGTTAAATGAGTATAAAGGGAATTCCTCTAAAAGGGTAGCTGAGAATGAGGAAATCCAGGtagaaattagagaaaagaaGCTTAAAGGTGGAATCTTGGATCTTTCCTCTAAAAGGGTAGCTCAGAATGAGGAAATTTTAGTAGAAAATAGAGGAAAGAAACTTAACGATGGAATCTTGGATCTATCCTCTAAAAGGGTAGCTGAGAATGAGGAAATTTTGGCAGAAATTAGTGAAAAGAAGCTTAAAGGTGGAATCTTGAATCTTTCCTCTAAAGGGGTAGCTGAGAATGAGGAAATTTTGGTAGAAATTAGTGAAAAGAAGCTTAAAGGTGGAATCTTTGATCTTTCCTCTAAAAGGGTAGCTGAGAATGAGGAAATTTTAGCAGAATTTATAGGTAAGAAGGCAAAAGATGGAATCTTGGATCTTTCCTCTAAAGGGGTTCTTGAGAATGAGGAAATTTTAGCAGAAATTACAGATATGAAGGCAAAAGATGGAATCTTGGATCTTTCCTCTGAAGGGGTTCTTGAGAATGAGGAAATTTTAGCAGAAATTACAGATAAGAAGGCAAAAGATGGAATCTTGGATCTTTCTTTGGCTTTGCCTACTACTAGCAGTAGCAGGAGTCTACAATCACCAGAACCATCAAATAACAACACAAGGATTGGGTATTTCAGGAATGGCTCCTTGTCGTCGTGCTATTCCCATCCGTTTTCCCACAACCTTAGCTACTCACTTACACTGAGTTCAGAAGATGATAGTGAGTATTCCGGGGAGGGAATTAATTGGTCCGGTTTTAGCCAGTTTAGGAAAGTTGAAGCAGGAGATTGTACATTGCCAGGTCATCCTGATGGAAGTAGATTAGCTCTAAGTTGTAAAAAGGTCAATAAAGAAATATGTGATAATGATACTGATAGGATCAGTAGCTCGGATAGTAATTCGTTTTTCCTATTCGAGTTGCCTGCTAGACCAGTAATTGATGATCAATCAGGTGATTCGAGAATCCTTGGAGAAGTAGTTTCAGAGTCTGTTCCTCTTATGGCTCAGATTATGCAAGAGCTTCCTGATGAAACAGTCGAATCAACAAAGGAATACTTGAGAAGCCTAATTGCAATTCCTGAGAATAAAGATTTGTTGGTCAGCCTTCAGAAAAGGCTTAATGGGAGATCTGATCTTACCTTTGAGACTCTTTCGAAGTGTAACAAGACTCAACTTGAAATTTTGGTTGCCATAAAAATGGGACTTGGAACCTTCTTATCTTCCGAAAACCACCTTCAAACCACTGAATTGATTCAGATTTTTTCTCTTGAAAGGTGTCGAAACATTTACTGCAAGAGACTGTTACCTGTTGATAATTGTAAGTGCAAAATTTGTTCGAAAAACAAGGGATTCTGCAATGTATGTTTGTGTCAAGTATGTTTGAACTTAGATTACGCCAATGGTACTTGCAGTTGGGTAGGCTGTGATCTATGTGTGCACTGGTGTCATGTTGTTTGTGCTTTACAGAGAAATCTTATAAAACCAGGTCCAAGTATCAACGGTCCATCTGGAACAACTGAGATGCAATTTCACTGTCTTGGTTGTAGTCATTCTAGTGAAATGTTTCGGTTTGCTAAAGAAATGTATAGATGTTGTGCAAAGAACTGGGACCAAGAAATCCTAATTAAAGAGCTTGACTATGTTCAAAAGATTTTCCATGGGAGCGATGATTTTAAAGGTAAGGAGTTGCATGCTATAACTTATGGACTGCGGAACAAGCTAGAGAAAAAGATGATCTCACCTTCAGACGCCTGCAATTTCATCTTTCAGTTTTTTAAAT ACACAGATGGCTTGTCACATTTTCTTTCATCAAGTTTTCCGGCATCTATCCCTCTTGCTGATAAATCTTCCTTCTACATCATGAGCTCTTCAAGTAGAAGAAAAGCTACGATTACTGTTGATCATCATCGTCAAAGTGATGCCAAGGATTTGTCTAAGTCTGATAAAATgatcgaggacgaatgttcagtcatcaaagaagtatga
- the LOC125855506 gene encoding protein OBERON 3-like isoform X4, producing MNKNMDSIDENRFGKFQEKGVHFLEESASQMKMDCNKGKEIVVFEDQNDENNIWVDRDFLKLNEYKGNSSKRVAENEEIQVEIREKKLKGGIFDLSSKRVAENEEILAEFIGKKAKDGILDLSSKGVLENEEILAEITDMKAKDGILDLSSEGVLENEEILAEITDKKAKDGILDLSLALPTTSSSRSLQSPEPSNNNTRIGYFRNGSLSSCYSHPFSHNLSYSLTLSSEDDSEYSGEGINWSGFSQFRKVEAGDCTLPGHPDGSRLALSCKKVNKEICDNDTDRISSSDSNSFFLFELPARPVIDDQSGDSRILGEVVSESVPLMAQIMQELPDETVESTKEYLRSLIAIPENKDLLVSLQKRLNGRSDLTFETLSKCNKTQLEILVAIKMGLGTFLSSENHLQTTELIQIFSLERCRNIYCKRLLPVDNCKCKICSKNKGFCNVCLCQVCLNLDYANGTCSWVGCDLCVHWCHVVCALQRNLIKPGPSINGPSGTTEMQFHCLGCSHSSEMFRFAKEMYRCCAKNWDQEILIKELDYVQKIFHGSDDFKGKELHAITYGLRNKLEKKMISPSDACNFIFQFFKYTDGLSHFLSSSFPASIPLADKSSFYIMSSSSRRKATITVDHHRQSDAKDLSKSDKMIEDECSVIKEV from the exons ATGAACAAAAATATGGATAGCATTGATGAGAATAGATTTGGGAAGTTTCAAGAAAAGGGTGTTCATTTTCTTGAAGAATCAGCATCCCAAATGAAAATGGACTGTAATAAGGGAAAGGAAATAGTTGTATTTGAGGATCAAAATGACGAAAACAACATATGGGTAGATAGAGATTTTCTTAAGTTAAATGAGTATAAAGGGAATTCCTCTAAAAGGGTAGCTGAGAATGAGGAAATCCAGGtagaaattagagaaaagaaGCTTAAAG GTGGAATCTTTGATCTTTCCTCTAAAAGGGTAGCTGAGAATGAGGAAATTTTAGCAGAATTTATAGGTAAGAAGGCAAAAGATGGAATCTTGGATCTTTCCTCTAAAGGGGTTCTTGAGAATGAGGAAATTTTAGCAGAAATTACAGATATGAAGGCAAAAGATGGAATCTTGGATCTTTCCTCTGAAGGGGTTCTTGAGAATGAGGAAATTTTAGCAGAAATTACAGATAAGAAGGCAAAAGATGGAATCTTGGATCTTTCTTTGGCTTTGCCTACTACTAGCAGTAGCAGGAGTCTACAATCACCAGAACCATCAAATAACAACACAAGGATTGGGTATTTCAGGAATGGCTCCTTGTCGTCGTGCTATTCCCATCCGTTTTCCCACAACCTTAGCTACTCACTTACACTGAGTTCAGAAGATGATAGTGAGTATTCCGGGGAGGGAATTAATTGGTCCGGTTTTAGCCAGTTTAGGAAAGTTGAAGCAGGAGATTGTACATTGCCAGGTCATCCTGATGGAAGTAGATTAGCTCTAAGTTGTAAAAAGGTCAATAAAGAAATATGTGATAATGATACTGATAGGATCAGTAGCTCGGATAGTAATTCGTTTTTCCTATTCGAGTTGCCTGCTAGACCAGTAATTGATGATCAATCAGGTGATTCGAGAATCCTTGGAGAAGTAGTTTCAGAGTCTGTTCCTCTTATGGCTCAGATTATGCAAGAGCTTCCTGATGAAACAGTCGAATCAACAAAGGAATACTTGAGAAGCCTAATTGCAATTCCTGAGAATAAAGATTTGTTGGTCAGCCTTCAGAAAAGGCTTAATGGGAGATCTGATCTTACCTTTGAGACTCTTTCGAAGTGTAACAAGACTCAACTTGAAATTTTGGTTGCCATAAAAATGGGACTTGGAACCTTCTTATCTTCCGAAAACCACCTTCAAACCACTGAATTGATTCAGATTTTTTCTCTTGAAAGGTGTCGAAACATTTACTGCAAGAGACTGTTACCTGTTGATAATTGTAAGTGCAAAATTTGTTCGAAAAACAAGGGATTCTGCAATGTATGTTTGTGTCAAGTATGTTTGAACTTAGATTACGCCAATGGTACTTGCAGTTGGGTAGGCTGTGATCTATGTGTGCACTGGTGTCATGTTGTTTGTGCTTTACAGAGAAATCTTATAAAACCAGGTCCAAGTATCAACGGTCCATCTGGAACAACTGAGATGCAATTTCACTGTCTTGGTTGTAGTCATTCTAGTGAAATGTTTCGGTTTGCTAAAGAAATGTATAGATGTTGTGCAAAGAACTGGGACCAAGAAATCCTAATTAAAGAGCTTGACTATGTTCAAAAGATTTTCCATGGGAGCGATGATTTTAAAGGTAAGGAGTTGCATGCTATAACTTATGGACTGCGGAACAAGCTAGAGAAAAAGATGATCTCACCTTCAGACGCCTGCAATTTCATCTTTCAGTTTTTTAAAT ACACAGATGGCTTGTCACATTTTCTTTCATCAAGTTTTCCGGCATCTATCCCTCTTGCTGATAAATCTTCCTTCTACATCATGAGCTCTTCAAGTAGAAGAAAAGCTACGATTACTGTTGATCATCATCGTCAAAGTGATGCCAAGGATTTGTCTAAGTCTGATAAAATgatcgaggacgaatgttcagtcatcaaagaagtatga
- the LOC125855506 gene encoding protein OBERON 3-like isoform X2, giving the protein MNKNMDSIDENRFGKFQEKGVHFLEESASQMKMDCNKGKEIVVFEDQNDENNIWVDRDFLKLNEYKGNSSKRVAENEEIQVEIREKKLKGGILDLSSKRVAQNEEILVENRGKKLNDGILDLSSKRVAENEEILAEISEKKLKGGILNLSSKGVAENEEILVEISEKKLKDGILDLSSKGVLENEEILAEITDMKAKDGILDLSSEGVLENEEILAEITDKKAKDGILDLSLALPTTSSSRSLQSPEPSNNNTRIGYFRNGSLSSCYSHPFSHNLSYSLTLSSEDDSEYSGEGINWSGFSQFRKVEAGDCTLPGHPDGSRLALSCKKVNKEICDNDTDRISSSDSNSFFLFELPARPVIDDQSGDSRILGEVVSESVPLMAQIMQELPDETVESTKEYLRSLIAIPENKDLLVSLQKRLNGRSDLTFETLSKCNKTQLEILVAIKMGLGTFLSSENHLQTTELIQIFSLERCRNIYCKRLLPVDNCKCKICSKNKGFCNVCLCQVCLNLDYANGTCSWVGCDLCVHWCHVVCALQRNLIKPGPSINGPSGTTEMQFHCLGCSHSSEMFRFAKEMYRCCAKNWDQEILIKELDYVQKIFHGSDDFKGKELHAITYGLRNKLEKKMISPSDACNFIFQFFKYTDGLSHFLSSSFPASIPLADKSSFYIMSSSSRRKATITVDHHRQSDAKDLSKSDKMIEDECSVIKEV; this is encoded by the exons ATGAACAAAAATATGGATAGCATTGATGAGAATAGATTTGGGAAGTTTCAAGAAAAGGGTGTTCATTTTCTTGAAGAATCAGCATCCCAAATGAAAATGGACTGTAATAAGGGAAAGGAAATAGTTGTATTTGAGGATCAAAATGACGAAAACAACATATGGGTAGATAGAGATTTTCTTAAGTTAAATGAGTATAAAGGGAATTCCTCTAAAAGGGTAGCTGAGAATGAGGAAATCCAGGtagaaattagagaaaagaaGCTTAAAGGTGGAATCTTGGATCTTTCCTCTAAAAGGGTAGCTCAGAATGAGGAAATTTTAGTAGAAAATAGAGGAAAGAAACTTAACGATGGAATCTTGGATCTATCCTCTAAAAGGGTAGCTGAGAATGAGGAAATTTTGGCAGAAATTAGTGAAAAGAAGCTTAAAGGTGGAATCTTGAATCTTTCCTCTAAAGGGGTAGCTGAGAATGAGGAAATTTTGGTAGAAATTAGTGAAAAGAAGCTTAAAG ATGGAATCTTGGATCTTTCCTCTAAAGGGGTTCTTGAGAATGAGGAAATTTTAGCAGAAATTACAGATATGAAGGCAAAAGATGGAATCTTGGATCTTTCCTCTGAAGGGGTTCTTGAGAATGAGGAAATTTTAGCAGAAATTACAGATAAGAAGGCAAAAGATGGAATCTTGGATCTTTCTTTGGCTTTGCCTACTACTAGCAGTAGCAGGAGTCTACAATCACCAGAACCATCAAATAACAACACAAGGATTGGGTATTTCAGGAATGGCTCCTTGTCGTCGTGCTATTCCCATCCGTTTTCCCACAACCTTAGCTACTCACTTACACTGAGTTCAGAAGATGATAGTGAGTATTCCGGGGAGGGAATTAATTGGTCCGGTTTTAGCCAGTTTAGGAAAGTTGAAGCAGGAGATTGTACATTGCCAGGTCATCCTGATGGAAGTAGATTAGCTCTAAGTTGTAAAAAGGTCAATAAAGAAATATGTGATAATGATACTGATAGGATCAGTAGCTCGGATAGTAATTCGTTTTTCCTATTCGAGTTGCCTGCTAGACCAGTAATTGATGATCAATCAGGTGATTCGAGAATCCTTGGAGAAGTAGTTTCAGAGTCTGTTCCTCTTATGGCTCAGATTATGCAAGAGCTTCCTGATGAAACAGTCGAATCAACAAAGGAATACTTGAGAAGCCTAATTGCAATTCCTGAGAATAAAGATTTGTTGGTCAGCCTTCAGAAAAGGCTTAATGGGAGATCTGATCTTACCTTTGAGACTCTTTCGAAGTGTAACAAGACTCAACTTGAAATTTTGGTTGCCATAAAAATGGGACTTGGAACCTTCTTATCTTCCGAAAACCACCTTCAAACCACTGAATTGATTCAGATTTTTTCTCTTGAAAGGTGTCGAAACATTTACTGCAAGAGACTGTTACCTGTTGATAATTGTAAGTGCAAAATTTGTTCGAAAAACAAGGGATTCTGCAATGTATGTTTGTGTCAAGTATGTTTGAACTTAGATTACGCCAATGGTACTTGCAGTTGGGTAGGCTGTGATCTATGTGTGCACTGGTGTCATGTTGTTTGTGCTTTACAGAGAAATCTTATAAAACCAGGTCCAAGTATCAACGGTCCATCTGGAACAACTGAGATGCAATTTCACTGTCTTGGTTGTAGTCATTCTAGTGAAATGTTTCGGTTTGCTAAAGAAATGTATAGATGTTGTGCAAAGAACTGGGACCAAGAAATCCTAATTAAAGAGCTTGACTATGTTCAAAAGATTTTCCATGGGAGCGATGATTTTAAAGGTAAGGAGTTGCATGCTATAACTTATGGACTGCGGAACAAGCTAGAGAAAAAGATGATCTCACCTTCAGACGCCTGCAATTTCATCTTTCAGTTTTTTAAAT ACACAGATGGCTTGTCACATTTTCTTTCATCAAGTTTTCCGGCATCTATCCCTCTTGCTGATAAATCTTCCTTCTACATCATGAGCTCTTCAAGTAGAAGAAAAGCTACGATTACTGTTGATCATCATCGTCAAAGTGATGCCAAGGATTTGTCTAAGTCTGATAAAATgatcgaggacgaatgttcagtcatcaaagaagtatga